ATCGGGCGTAAAAATTCATCTACTACTTTATGACTTCCTTCTTCGTCACGTTCTTCATCCAACTCCTCGGTATTCTTTACCTGTTCTTGGTCGTATATAAAGGAAATATTGGAGGAGTTTATGGCACTTACGGAAATACCCAGAAAATCATATATTTCTCCCATCCACACAGCGTCACGTCGAGCTAGATAGTCATTAACAGTAACTATATGCACCCCTTTTCCGTTAAGCGCGTTCAAATATGCTGGCAAGGTTGCCACTAGAGTTTTCCCTTCACCAGTGCGCATCTCAGCAATTTTCCCTTGATGAATTACTATTCCGCCGATCAACTGAACGTCAAAATGCCTTTCTCCGTGTACCCGCTTAGATACTTCACGTACCACCGCGAATGCCTCAGGTAAAATATCATCCAGAGTCTTACCGTCAGCTAAGGCCTTTTTAAATTCTGCCGTTTTCCCCTGAAGATCAGCGTCAGACAATGAAGAAATTTCTTCTTCCAGGTCATTTATCTTTTTTACAGTAGGCTGAAGGGCTTTTATGGCCCGTTTGTGCTCATCTCCGAATATCTTCTTGAGTAGCTTCATACAAAGGGAATGTTATCAAATACAAAGCATTTTTAACAGCTACAAATTAAATATAGGGGGTTTAATAAAATAAAAATCTAAAGGATCAGTCAAAATTTCCGATAAATTTAGCTTCGGCTTCTATTTCTATACCAGTTTTATCAAACACACATTTCTTTATCTCGCGAGTGAGGTCTCTAATATCATTGGCGGTTCCGTCATATGGATTAATAATAACCAAAGCATGTCTCTCGTACACCTTAACGCCTCCAACAGACGATCCTTTCATTTGGCAAATCTTTTCTATGATCCATGCCAGTGGGATCTTAACTTTCCCTGTTTTTGTCTCAAAGCCCGGCAGATCATCATAGTTCCTCCTAATATTTTCAAATTGCCTTTTTGGTATTTCAGGATTTTTAAAAAAGGAACCGACCGTAGGAAGTTCCCTCCAATCCGGAAGCTTCTTTCTTCTAATTTTTACCACTAATTCACGAACATCCTCCGGCGTTAGTTGTGAAAAATCTATTTTTTCCTTTTCGATTTCAAGTTGAATATCTTTGTAATCCAAATTTAGATTCCCGTTCTTCTGTAGCTCCAAAGTAACTTTCGTAATAATAAAGTTATTTGTTTGTTTGAATAAACTGTTGCGGTAAGAAAAATTACACTCCTCTTTTTGAAATACCTTATTCTTTTGTTCGCTAATATCAAAAGCCTCTACGGAGACAACGTTATCTTTCAGCTCGGATCCATAAGCGCCGATATTTTGGACAGGCGCTGCACCCACAGTACCCGGAATAAGTGATAGATTTTCTAATCCATATAACTCCCTTTCGGCACTTCTCTCGACCAACCTGTCCCAATTTTCGCCCGCTCCAGCTGTAACTTGAACATTATTTTGATTATCTGTAAAAGAAATTCCCCTGATATCATTTTTTATAACCAACCCCTCAAAACCCTTATCCGAGACAATTATGTTGGATCCGCCCCCTAGCACAAAAATTGGCAAGTTCTCTTTTTTAGCCCAACGCACCGCCTCGGCGACTTCATCTATATTAGATACCGAAGTAAAAAAGCGGGCATTTCCACCCACTTTCATAGTAGTCATATTTTTCAGCAAGACGCTCTTTTTTATATCCATAGTTACAACTAGAGGTGACCGGCGGGTACGAGCTCCAAATGTCAAAATCTGAGTGCAGCCGCCGGCCACCTCTGGCTATAACCACACGTAAAGTATAACAAACATTTTTTGAATTTCACAAGCAAAAACACAAAATCCCCCGGAAGGGGATTTTGTGTTGACATTTGCAGGAGCTCGCCTGCACTCGGAGTTAATCCTAACAATATTGTTCTACTTTGTCAACTTTAGTATCTTCAAACGGCCAACTTTTCAATCATTAGCTCGAGTTCTCCTAGTATCTCTTCGTACTTCCCCATCGGTTCTTTTTTATAATTCACAAACTCATCGACAACTTCACCATTGCCATCCAAAAGAAACACCGGTTTTGTGCCAACTTTTCCCTCTAGACTTACCGACATAATTTCTTCTGGAAGAATATGAGTACCTTTAGCGAAAGTAATTGCCCTGTCTTCCTTTTCGATCCTCCAATCCGATACGTCCAATTCATACGGACTTTCGTTTCTTACTTCCACCCACTCTTCGGTAGCATCGTTTAAAGCTAAGCTATTAGTTTCTACAACTTCTATTTTTACTCTATCGCGGTAAGTATTGTTATCATGCTCTACCAAAAGGATGACGCTGTAAAAACCGGGCCTGTCATACGAATGCCTAACTACATCGCCTCTGTCACCTTTTCCGTCACCAAAAGCCCAAATTAGATCTCGGCCCCCGACCTTCTCACCTCCTTCGAATTTGGCTCTGCCGATAAAACGAACATCCTCGCCCACAAAAGCCCTTTTATTTTCTCCGGCGCTCAAATAAAGATCTTCGTCCTCAAATGGCCATTCACTTTCTAGGTTACTGAACGAGTCCTCGCTATCTGAATCTTTTGTATCTTCCGACGCGCCTTCTTCCTCATTTGGCGGCTCAAAAACAGTGGTTGTATTTTCTTCACCGGGAGTTGGCAGTCCTTCTATCCAGTCCGCATTCTCTTGTTTTTGCAAGGAAGCTCCATTTCCACCGGCTCCCCACTCAGAGTCATACTGAACACTATCAATAATATTTCCGGAGGCATCTTTGAAGGCAATTAACTCCCCGGTGTTATTTAATGAAAAGACGCTGTCGAAAACAGCGCCTTCATATTGGGGGAAATCCTGGAGGAATTTATCAGGGTCATCTGCTAATACCGCGTGAGAATTCGCGCTCAGATCAGTGCTGCCTAAAAAGTTCTCAATTCTGTGATTGGTGTCGTTCTCAAAGAAACCGAGCTCAGTTATATTTACCGATTGAGCACTCCCGTTATATATTTCTACCCACTCAAAACCACTGTCTGTTCCTTTTCTGTCGTAAAAAATTTCCGTTATTTCAATTTGCGCGAAAGCAAAGCTTGGAAGCGCGTAGCTACTCAATAAAATAGCGATAAATATAAGTTGTTTTTTATTCATTGTTGTAGTCCTCGTCTACGCGTAGGATCTTTTTTAATTTATTCTTTGGGATTTCATTTGTTTTTTCTAAAGATTCAGAATTGTTATTAGTAAAGCTATCTCTATTATCTCGCAATGGTTTCTGTTCTGATTTTTTCTCTTTGTCTTTAGTCTCTTTTGGTGGTCTGATCTTTTCTTTATTACCAACTTGATCGCTTTTCATCTTCTCATCGATCGCCGGAGAAGCTGGTTCGGGAGCGCCGGTCAGATTCTTTAAAGCTTCGCGTAAGCTGTTTCGGTGATTCTCATCGCCGACCTTTGGCTTGTCATTGTTTTTTGTCTCTTTAGGTGTTTCTTCTCGGGGCGCTTTCTCTTTTTGTGTTGTCTCTTTTTTGTAATTCGGCTTTTTGTCTTGCCTAGGGGCTTTTCCCTTGTCGATTCTCTCAGAATGAGAAGATTCTGTTTTTTCTTGACTCTTCTTAATTGTGGATTCAACGTCAGATCTCGGTGTTCCAAAGTTTTTGCGACTATGCGCTATAGCGACGTCACGATATGAAATACGAGGCTCCTCTATGGGTGGCATCGTAGTAGCAGAAAAAGGAGTTGAAGAAATACCATCTACCATCAACTTAAGATAGACCTGAGCAAAGCCAAGGTTGACCATATCCTCAGCGGTAAACTGCGGAGCAAACTCCTTTTCTAGAATTTCCGCGTCGTAAGCTCCAACCCTGAACGAGATCATAGTCCCAACGTTACCAAAAACGGCCGCGCGCACCTCCTCAGACATCTGTTCAATATACTGGTGAGCTATAGTTAAATTGAGTTTGTATTTGCGGGCCTCGGAAAGAATGTTAGCGAAACTTTCATTGGCAAAGGATTGAAATTCATCTACGTAAAGATAAAAATTGGGCAACGTACTCATTATCTCGGGTGAGCTGTCGGCACGCGACATAGCAGCAAGGTATATTTTTGTTATCAGCATCGACCCTAACAGGTTGGCGTTTTGCTCTCCGACCAACCCCTTTGAAAGGTTGATAATTATGATCTTTCGTTTGTCCATTATGTCACGAATATCAAACGACGATTTTGGCTGTCCGATGATATTGCGTATCAGTGGATTGGAGGTAAATTGTCCTACCTTGTTTTGAATAGCAGGAGTAGCTTCTTGCGCGTAGCGATCCGTGTAACTGGCAAATTCTTCTTCCCAGAATGATTTAACAAGCGGATCCTGAACGTAATCAACTACCTTTTTGCGGAAATCTTTATCGGTATACATTCTATTAATATCGAGCATTGTCGTTCCGGGATACTCAAGAAGCGCCAAGATCGTATTTCCGAGTATGTATTCCATCCGAGAGCTCCACGCGTCAATCCAGATCTTTTTGAATGCGCTCATTAATCCGTCTAATACCAAGTGGCGTTTATCTTCACCTACATCCTCCATCACATTAAATGAGATGGGATGATCCACGTCGAAAGGAGCGAAGTAAAGAACGTCATCTACCCGTTCCTCAGGTATATACTCTAATAATTTCTCCGCTGTTGAACCGTGAGGATCCAGAAAGGCAATCCCATTACCTCTTTGGATATCCTGGATAGCCATGTTTTCAAGCAGGGTGGATTTACCCATTCCAGTCTTACCGATCACGTAAACATGTCGCGTGCGATCTTTTGCCTTAATACCGAACTCTACATCTTTATTCCGGTGATCCGTTCGGGCAAAGTAGGTTACTCTTTCGTTATCCATAATTAAAGATATTGTAACAGAAAACAAAAATTCATAAATGTAAAATACGTTATCTATTCGCTTTTTTGCTCAAGAGCCTCTAGCGTATAAACGTTTCCTGGGTCCCAAAGCATCCAAGAATCCAGTCCTGCCGCATATGTAGCCTCTATTTGCGCTCTTACATCCTCGGCATCATAGTCTCCTCCGTAATCAAAGTCCTGTAACCACGGTCGAATTTTATCGGCTTCATAGGATTCTTTTGTATACAGGGTCTTTTTACATTCCGGCGGCAGTGGCTTCTCTTCAGTATCCGTACTACCTTCAGCTGACTCCGATTCTTCATTTTCCTCAACTTCGCACTTAATTACCTCTGAGTCCAAGGTTTTAATAATGCTGGAGTCAGCAACGGCTCTCTCCACCGCCGAGTCCATTACATACTTTATGAGCGGACCGGGTACCTCATTGGGGTTACTCCAACCATTGAATCCGGTCGGATAATGAGAGGGATAAACCATCGGAGATACGTAGTCAAAGTACGGAAGAGTTTTCTCCAGAACTTGACCAATTGACATATCATCAAAGTTGGTAGTTGTCATACCAAAAATATCAACCGAAGTGACAACGTTGGGAATTTCTTCTTCCAGAGTTTCGTCCAAGTACTTAAAAAATGTCTCCAAAGTATTGGCCTTGCTTGCAGTCCCTGTATGTGGGAATTGGATATCTTGCAAATTGCCATCAGTTGGATAACGGACATAATCAAAGTTAAGCTCATCAAAGCCGATATAATATGACTCCTTAGCTATTTCAACTGTGTGCTCCCAGGCCTCGCGAGCACCGACATCAATAAAAGCTAAACCTTTATCGTCTCTCCATACTGAACCGTCAGATGCCTTCTGAACCGCCCACTGAGGATTCTTCTCGACGTAATAAGGATCTTGAAAAACCGTTATTCTACCAATGACATACACATCCTTTTCATGAAGTTTGGATATAAATCCTTCCATATCTTTTGCTCCACAGCGGCTGTTTTCCCAGAGCCCTAAAAGATCTTTGTTCTCAGGAACGAACGAGAGTGTTCCAGTGTAGTCCTTGATATCAATAACTATAGAATTTATCTCTGTAGTATCAACGATCTCTATAAATCTTTCCCTGAATGATGGAGTACCTGCCGCGCAACTTGTCATATATACAGCCCTAACAGACTCCGGAGTTTCAATATGCCTTGTATCAGACTCGTCTTTTTCTTCTTTATTATTCAACAGATCTCCCAATTTGTTAGCCACTCCCTCACCGGATCGATGTTCTATCTTGTAAGCAAAGAGTGAAGAATGATCAGCCAGTGCATACAAAAAAGCTCCCAAGCTGATCACTAAGACCATAACGGCAACTAGTAATTTTATCACTTTCCTTTTTTTTCTTCGTTTTCTGGCCATACAAAATTAATCTCCGCCCTCCATTGCCATTTCATTTGAACTGCTTCCATCGCTAACGCTAATTTTTCTTTCTTCTTCCGCAGAGGGGGATTTTTTAGCCTGCTTTTCCGTCGCTTTTTCTCCCTGTCTTTTTTTGCGTTCAATTTTCGCAAGAGCATGTACATACCCGGAGTAAAGAGAATATACCGAAATACCTAAAATAAAAGTGCCTAAAACAGCAATAAAAGCATCATTCCAAGAATTCGGAAATCCCAAAAACGGTAGTAAGGTTAAGAACAGCGACAGAACTGCAATAGCGGCTAATGCGTAAAAAGAAACCAACATGTCTCAAGTATACACTATTTTCTACCGCCAATCATGAGGATAATTTCCCCTTTTATATTTTCTCTTTCAGAAAAAGTGAGCAAAACTTCTTCGGGGCTACCTCCTACGATTTCTTCAAAATACTTGGTTAATTCACGCAAAACGACAACCTTATATGTACTATCCAAAATATCAGATAATTTTTTTAAGGTTTTGATAAGTCTATGCGGTGATTCGTATATTACTACGGTGCGCTTGGACTCACTGATCTCTTGAAATAAAGTTTCCCTCCCCTTTTTATGAGGCAAAAAGCCTAGAAAAAGAAATTCACTCACGGGTAGTCCGGCTACACTAAGAGCAGCTGTTAGCGAACTCGGTCCCGGGATCGGCTGTATTTTTACTTCCGGAAGTTGCTCGCGTACTTTTGCCACTAATTGCGCACCCGGATCAGACACTGCTGGTGTACCCGCGTCTGTCACCAAAGCAACGTTTCTACCATCTTTTAAAACCTCTAACACTCTATCGATCTTTTTGTTTTCCGTGCGAGCGTTTAAGCTTTCCGCTGAAGTCTCAATGTCAAAGTTAGCCGTAAGCTTTCGCGTAACGCGAGTATCTTCACAAAAGATCAGATCCACTTGCCTCAGAGTGGAAACGGCTCTGAATGTAATATCTTCTAAATTGCCTATCGGAGTTGCTACTATATAGAGATTTCCCATAAAACTACAATAAGCTTTCTGCTACCTTGTATACATCGCCGGCGCCAATCGTCATAACAACGTCATTCTCTTTGGCGTCTTTGATTATATGATCCTTTGCCTCTTCAAAAGAATCAAGATACGTAACATTTTCGTGATGTTTTTCTATTTCTTTAACCAGATCTTTACTACTCACGGATCCATCGTCTTTTTCACGAGCCTTATAAATAGGAAGTATCAAAACCTGGTCGGCATCTTCAAAAGCAAGAGAAAAATCTTTTAAAAACGACTTGGTGCGGCTAAAAAGGTGCGGTTGGAATACCGCTATTATATTTTTTCCGGCAAATTTTTCCTTAGCCGCGCTGAGTGTAGCTTTAATTTCAGTAGGATGGTGAGCATA
The nucleotide sequence above comes from Candidatus Campbellbacteria bacterium. Encoded proteins:
- the murB gene encoding UDP-N-acetylmuramate dehydrogenase; this encodes MDIKKSVLLKNMTTMKVGGNARFFTSVSNIDEVAEAVRWAKKENLPIFVLGGGSNIIVSDKGFEGLVIKNDIRGISFTDNQNNVQVTAGAGENWDRLVERSAERELYGLENLSLIPGTVGAAPVQNIGAYGSELKDNVVSVEAFDISEQKNKVFQKEECNFSYRNSLFKQTNNFIITKVTLELQKNGNLNLDYKDIQLEIEKEKIDFSQLTPEDVRELVVKIRRKKLPDWRELPTVGSFFKNPEIPKRQFENIRRNYDDLPGFETKTGKVKIPLAWIIEKICQMKGSSVGGVKVYERHALVIINPYDGTANDIRDLTREIKKCVFDKTGIEIEAEAKFIGNFD
- a CDS encoding lamin tail domain-containing protein → MNKKQLIFIAILLSSYALPSFAFAQIEITEIFYDRKGTDSGFEWVEIYNGSAQSVNITELGFFENDTNHRIENFLGSTDLSANSHAVLADDPDKFLQDFPQYEGAVFDSVFSLNNTGELIAFKDASGNIIDSVQYDSEWGAGGNGASLQKQENADWIEGLPTPGEENTTTVFEPPNEEEGASEDTKDSDSEDSFSNLESEWPFEDEDLYLSAGENKRAFVGEDVRFIGRAKFEGGEKVGGRDLIWAFGDGKGDRGDVVRHSYDRPGFYSVILLVEHDNNTYRDRVKIEVVETNSLALNDATEEWVEVRNESPYELDVSDWRIEKEDRAITFAKGTHILPEEIMSVSLEGKVGTKPVFLLDGNGEVVDEFVNYKKEPMGKYEEILGELELMIEKLAV
- a CDS encoding type IV secretion system DNA-binding domain-containing protein, giving the protein MDNERVTYFARTDHRNKDVEFGIKAKDRTRHVYVIGKTGMGKSTLLENMAIQDIQRGNGIAFLDPHGSTAEKLLEYIPEERVDDVLYFAPFDVDHPISFNVMEDVGEDKRHLVLDGLMSAFKKIWIDAWSSRMEYILGNTILALLEYPGTTMLDINRMYTDKDFRKKVVDYVQDPLVKSFWEEEFASYTDRYAQEATPAIQNKVGQFTSNPLIRNIIGQPKSSFDIRDIMDKRKIIIINLSKGLVGEQNANLLGSMLITKIYLAAMSRADSSPEIMSTLPNFYLYVDEFQSFANESFANILSEARKYKLNLTIAHQYIEQMSEEVRAAVFGNVGTMISFRVGAYDAEILEKEFAPQFTAEDMVNLGFAQVYLKLMVDGISSTPFSATTMPPIEEPRISYRDVAIAHSRKNFGTPRSDVESTIKKSQEKTESSHSERIDKGKAPRQDKKPNYKKETTQKEKAPREETPKETKNNDKPKVGDENHRNSLREALKNLTGAPEPASPAIDEKMKSDQVGNKEKIRPPKETKDKEKKSEQKPLRDNRDSFTNNNSESLEKTNEIPKNKLKKILRVDEDYNNE
- a CDS encoding putative glycoside hydrolase, coding for MIKLLVAVMVLVISLGAFLYALADHSSLFAYKIEHRSGEGVANKLGDLLNNKEEKDESDTRHIETPESVRAVYMTSCAAGTPSFRERFIEIVDTTEINSIVIDIKDYTGTLSFVPENKDLLGLWENSRCGAKDMEGFISKLHEKDVYVIGRITVFQDPYYVEKNPQWAVQKASDGSVWRDDKGLAFIDVGAREAWEHTVEIAKESYYIGFDELNFDYVRYPTDGNLQDIQFPHTGTASKANTLETFFKYLDETLEEEIPNVVTSVDIFGMTTTNFDDMSIGQVLEKTLPYFDYVSPMVYPSHYPTGFNGWSNPNEVPGPLIKYVMDSAVERAVADSSIIKTLDSEVIKCEVEENEESESAEGSTDTEEKPLPPECKKTLYTKESYEADKIRPWLQDFDYGGDYDAEDVRAQIEATYAAGLDSWMLWDPGNVYTLEALEQKSE
- the rsmI gene encoding 16S rRNA (cytidine(1402)-2'-O)-methyltransferase — encoded protein: MGNLYIVATPIGNLEDITFRAVSTLRQVDLIFCEDTRVTRKLTANFDIETSAESLNARTENKKIDRVLEVLKDGRNVALVTDAGTPAVSDPGAQLVAKVREQLPEVKIQPIPGPSSLTAALSVAGLPVSEFLFLGFLPHKKGRETLFQEISESKRTVVIYESPHRLIKTLKKLSDILDSTYKVVVLRELTKYFEEIVGGSPEEVLLTFSERENIKGEIILMIGGRK